A section of the Roseivirga sp. BDSF3-8 genome encodes:
- a CDS encoding 4Fe-4S dicluster domain-containing protein, whose product MAIMITDECINCGACEPECPNTAIYEGGVEWTWAGGTDLSEVELEDGTVVDGNEPQEPVSDEFYYIVSGKCTECTGFHEEPQCAAVCPVDCCVDDPDYEETEEELLAKKDWMHQ is encoded by the coding sequence ATGGCAATAATGATCACCGACGAATGCATCAATTGTGGTGCATGTGAGCCCGAATGCCCTAACACGGCCATCTATGAAGGTGGTGTGGAATGGACATGGGCCGGAGGTACTGATTTATCTGAAGTAGAACTGGAAGACGGCACTGTGGTAGATGGAAACGAGCCCCAGGAGCCTGTATCAGATGAGTTCTATTACATTGTATCCGGCAAGTGTACTGAATGTACAGGCTTTCACGAAGAGCCTCAGTGCGCAGCCGTCTGTCCCGTGGATTGTTGCGTAGATGATCCTGACTATGAAGAGACCGAAGAAGA